The Candidatus Bathyarchaeota archaeon nucleotide sequence TGATTTGATGCAGATTGAAGCGGAATCGGATGTTACGTTGGGTCGGGACTCGTAAATTACGCCGATTACGCCCATGGGAACACGGATTTGGCTGATGATTAATCCGTTGGGTCTTGTCCAAGTTTCCAGAACCTTTCCGATTGGGTCATCCATCGTGGAAACTTCACGGATTTCTTTAGCCATGTTCTGGATTTTCTTTTGGTCCAAGGCTAAACGGTCAAGCAGTGACGCTTTAACGCCTCTGGCTCTTGCGGCTTCTACGTCCAGCTTGTTTGCATCCAAAATTTTCTGGCTGTTGGCTTCTATTGCGTTTGCCATTTTGCACAGCGCCACATTTTTCTGCTCAGTGCTGAGCGTGGTCATTTCTGTGGCGGCTGCTTTGGCTTTGATGCATATCTGCTCTATCATTATTCTTCTTCCTCGATTAAATGTATACTCTTATGACCTATTGCTTCTTTAGGTTTATTATTACCCAGTTTTGCTTGAACCTCAGACACCTGCAAGCCCCTGATTTGATTAAGCTGGCTACTGTTGAAATTAGGGTTACCCCGAGCAAACTCTACGCCGTTCTCATCTTCTAAGCTTACCACGTCGCCCTCATCAAAAATGCCCACAACATCAACAATACCCACAGGCAACAAACTGGAACCCTCCAAAATCGCTGTTTTCGCGCCTTCATTAACCCTGATTTTGCCTTTCACTGCTGCACCGTAAGCAATCCAGCGTTTCACTGCAGGCAACCGCTCCTGAGCTTTGAAATTGGTGCCCACGTCTTTTCCAGCTAAAATGTCCAAAATCACGTTTTTTTGTCGACTGTTGGCTATGACCATGGGGATTCCGCAGGAGGTGGCGATTTCAGCGGCTTTGATTTTGCTTTGTATTCCGCCTCTGCCTCTTTTGCCTTTGCCGCTTAGGGAATCTTTGAGTTCCGTGGTTATTGTCTCGACGGTTTTGATGAGTTTGGCTTCGGGCTTGGCAGGGTCAGCGGTGTATAAGCCGTCAACGTCTGAGAGAATAATTATGATGTCGGCGCAGATAGCTCCAGCAACCAAAACGGACAGGAGGTCGTTGTCGCTAAAGTTTACCTTGTAGCCTTCCGTACGCATGAGTTCGTCCACGCTGGTTACGTCGTTTTCGTTGATGATGGGAACCACGCCGACTTTAAGCAGTAAACCCAGCACATCACAAGTATGAACGTACGAGGCACGATTAGACAAATCCTCAGCTGTGAGCAGTATCTGGGCAACTTTAACGCCGTACTCTCGGAACACATCACGATATTTTGCCATAAGCACGCTTTGCCCTGTCGCGGCGGCTGCTTGCTGAAATGCGACGTCTTGGGGTTTAGGGGGAATGCCCAGTTCCGCGATGCCTGCAGCTACGGCGCCTGACGTTACCAACACGATTTTGTCGCCTTGTTTGGTGGCGGCTACGATTTGGCTGGCGAGGTTTTGCATTTGTTCTAAGTCAAGGTTTCCTTGGCTGTTGGTTATGCCGATAGTTCCAACTTTTACTACGATTAATCTTTGAGGCATCGCTTTTTCCCTTAGTATTTGATGTATGTTTGTCTGGCTTTTAAATGCAACCAAACCTGTAGACTAAAACATGGCTTATTTGAGAAAAAATGGTGTAAACAAAAAAATTTCTTCAATAAAAATCGAAAATTTTATAAGAGTAAGGCGAGAGGTTGTTCACCATGTTAATACCTTTACAATCCCTAACTGCATTAACAATAGATTCTCCCTACATTTTTTGGATAGCCCCAATAGCTGGTATAATCGCCGTAATAGCCTCGCTTATACTCATGAACCGAATCGGCAAAATGAGCCAAGGCGGAGCTAAAGCGGTTGAAGTCGGCAACGCCATCAGAGAAGGCGCATACGCTTTCCTGAAAAGGCAGTACAAAACCATCGGTATAATCACGGCGGTGCTGTTTGTGCTGCTGTGGATAGCTCTGCCAACAGGACCGTTTGGCGTGGGCACGGCGGCAGCGTTTCTGGTGGGAGCAGTCGCGTCACTGGCGGCTGGCTACATCGCCATGGACAACGCAACCAAAGCCAACGTGCGAACCGTCGCGGCAGCCAAAGAAAAAGGCGCAGAAGCTGCATTAAAGACAGCGTTTTACGGCGGCGCCACTATGGGTATGGCAGTTGTTGGTTTATCACTTTTAGGTGTAAGTTTTCTGTTTCTGCTCTACGGCGGATTTGACGCAATGTTCGGCGGCATCGCTGATGTTACCGAAGCTGCTGAACTTGGCAGAGCCGCAGCAAGCGGAATCGTCGGCATGGGTTTTGGAGCATCACTAATCGCGCTGTTCGCCCAGCTTGGCGGAGGACTCTACACCAAAGCAGCTGACGTAGGCGCAGACCTCGTCGGCAAAGTTGAAGCAGGCATCCCCGAAGATGACCCAAGAAACCCCGCAGTAATCGCCGATAACGTCGGTGACAACGTGGGTGACAGCGCTGGCAGAGGCGCAGACCTCTTTGAGTCAGCAACAGGCGAGAACATCGGTGGCATGATCATCGGTGGCTTAATCAGCATCGCCACAGGCAACCTGATTTTCCTGTTCTTCCCACTGATTGCACGCGCCTTGGGTATCTTCGCGACATTTGTCGGTATGCCCTTTGTCAAACTAAACGAAAAAGAAGCAAAGCAGCCAATGAAAGCCCTACGCAAAGGTATGTTGGTTACAACTGTTGTTGCAGGTATACTGTTCTTTATTGCAACAGTATTTTTGTTGGGTAACATGAACCTGTTCTACTGTTTACTTGCAGGTCTAGCAGCTTCAGTAGCAATTGACTACATCACAGACTACTATACAGGACGCGACCGTGGGCCAGTCGTAAAGATTGCCCGCGCAAGCGAAACAGGCAGTGCAACCAACATCATCACAGGCTTTGCAGTCGGATTAGAAACCACTGCTCTACCAGTAGTCTCACTAGTTATCGCGTTGATAACTTCATACTGGTTTGGAACACAATTCGGTATGGAAATCGGCATCGATCCCTTCATAGGTGGAATCTACGGAACAACCCTTGCAACAATGGGTATGCTCGCAGTTATGGGCATGGTCTTAGCCCTTGACGGCTTCGGACCAATTGCCGACAACGCAGCAGGCATCGCAGAGATGTCAGGTGAAGGCGGCGCAGAAGAAACCATGGAAGCCCTTGACGCAGTGGGTAACACAACTAAAGCCCTAACCAAAGGCTTTGCGTTGGGTTCAGCCTTACTTGCAGCACAACTGCTATTCCAAACATATATTGAAGAAGTCGTAGCAGCGGTTGAAAATGGTACATTGTCACCTAATGCAATCCCTGGAATAGACCTTTCCAATCCTGTATTGGCGATAGATATTTCAAATCCTGCAGTGCTCGTCGCAGGTTTCATCGGTGCAATGATACCCTTCTTCTTCAGCAGCCAAGCCATCAGTGCAGTAGGCAAAGCAGCAGCCGAAATGGTCGCAGAAGTCAGACGGCAATTCAAAGAAATACCCGGTATCATGGAAGGCACAGGCAAACCAGACTATGGCAAAGCAGTAGACATCAGCACAAAATCCGCGCTTAAAGGCATGGTGCTCCCAGGAATAATCGTCGTGGTAGTTCCATTAATCGTTGGTATCCTGATGGGTCCAGCAGCAATCGGTGCACTAGTTATAGGCGCAACACTCTCAGCGGTTCCACTGGCTCTATTCATGAACACTGGTGGTGGCGCATGGGACAACGCTAAGAAACACATTGAAGCAGGTAACTTCGGTGGCAAAAACAGTCCAGCTCACCAAGCAGCAGTCGTCGGCGACACAGTCGGTGACCCACTCAAAGACACAGCAGGACCAAGCCTACACGTGCTCATTAAGCTCCTTAGCACACTTAGCATCGTGTTCATCCCGCTGTTCTGGAACCTGCTACAGCTGATATAAGCACGGAAAAACAAGGGAAGTTTTTCTTCCCAACCCTTTTATTATTTTTAGTTTATTTTTCAGAGATTTTTGGGCTTTCAGACAGTTCGTCAGTGTAACTTTCTTCTTTAAGTTGTAGTGCCATTTCTCTGCCTAAATCGGTTAAATAGAAAAGTTTGTAGCGATTACGTCCATCCCTTGTAAGTTTGACTTCTTCACGGAAAAGCAGTGCTTCAGTTAGTATCTCACAGTTTCGTATGTCTATAGATGAACTGGTTGTTCCTAAACTGTCTTTTAAGTAGCTCAGGTGCTGTTCTTGATTGTCTAATGCTGCGGTTAAATAACTCTTAAAAATGCCTGTTTTGTGCTGAAAAAATTTTAACATGTACTGCTCAAAATTTTCCATAAAAACACCACAAATGCCTAATTAAAAATCTGTTTTTGAATGCTTTAAGTATTTCTACTTCAAAAATGCGGGTAATGTCTTTTTATTGGGCAGGGAAAACCTTATCAGCAAAACCAATCAATAAAGGGCAAGAGGGTTTACATGTCATTTGAGTCCGCAAAGAAGTATGGGTACATTTCAAGTTTGTTAACAGTGATTTTTCCCGTAATTGCCCTCGCGGTTCTATTAGTGGTTATTTTGCCTTTAAGTTTGACTATATCAATTTTTAGCCCTGATACTGCGATTACGACTATGGTTGGAATCCTATTAACTGCATTAATTATCAGCTTAGCCAGTGTCTGCGCAATAACCTTTTTATTCCTATCAGCAATGTACCGGTTATCCAAACATTACAATGAACCAACTCTGTTCATGTATCCAATATACGCCTTAATCATTGGAATTGCAGGAGCAATCTGTACCGTTATATTCCAATTACTATTATATCCCATTTACTCGTACACAACTTTCACAGCATTAACAACTTACCCAAACACGATGCTTTACTCGATTTTTTCAATAGGAATAAACCTGTTAATCTCCATAAGTTCAGGTTACCTTTACATGCGTACCTTCAACAAACTCGCCGAAAAATCAGGCGTTGACAACTTCAAAACTGCAGGTTTACTCTACATTATCGGCGCAGTACTAACCATTGCTCTTGTTGGTGGTCTAATAATTTGGATTAGCTGGATTTTTGTAACTCTGGGATTCCGAAAACTCACACCTACGCCCCAAACAACAGCAGCCCCCACAACAACAGTGACAGGAGTTCCAATGGGACAAAACCTTTACTGCCCACAATGCGGCACAGAAAATCCCCAATACGCCATATACTGCCAATCATGCGGCAAACAACTAAAATAAACGCCAAAAACGAGCGGGACACAAATGAAACATGCCTTCACTAACCAACGCTTTTGCAGACAATGGCAAACCACCGCTGATATAACCGACAATCAATACTGCCGAAAATGCCCAAGCCAGCCATGCCAACAGCTTTGGCTAATGATAAAAAAGTTGGCTTCAAGCAATAATTATGAGGGTATAGAAGCAAAGACTCTTTCTGCTCAGCATCGGTTTAGGCTCTTTACGACACCTCGGCAGGGTGAGTACCGGTGTAGTTTTCAGGTGCTTGAACCTTTCCGCGTGGGAAACCCTTGGGGAATATCCAAAGAGGACTTCATGTATGTCCTCAAAACAGGCGATGACCATACACCCTCGCAGACTAGGCAGAAATCTCATGTTGAATCAATAATCAGCCTGCTAAACACTCAAGAAACCAGTAGAAACCTAATCAACCAAATACTAAAAAAATAAATACTCAATAGAATGCTTTCCACATTCCTATTAGGCTCCAAATAGTTGATCTATGCAGAAACTATAGAGGGGAGGTCCCTAATGACACATTTCTCAGCCAAAAATCATCTGCAAAGTTGTGCTGATGTAAGTTTAAATCTTTTATCCAGCATAAACCTGTAGGAACAAGCGCTATGTCAGTCCCATTCACTTTCAACATTCCCTACCGAAACAACCCCAAACTCAAAGCCATAATGGAAAAAGTCAGAGAAGACAAAAAATTACAGATGTACTGGAAATGCGCTAACGTCATGGCAATCGAACGCATGGGCTACACTGATCATGGACCAACCCACGTAAAAATCGTCTCCAATCTCGCCCTAAAACTGCTACGGATACTGGTTGAAAAAAACCGTATTACCCCAAGCATCGTAGAAAACTACGCCGGCTACGGCATGAAAACTGAGGACGCTGAGGTTGTGGTGGTTTTAGGCTCAATTTTTCATGATTTAGGCATGATAGTGCAACGCAATAACCACGAAAAATACAGCGCAACTCTCGCACTGGAGTTTCTGGAACGCTGCCTCAACCCAACCTACAATGAAGAAGAACGCGCCATAATCACCTCTGAAGTTCTCCACTCCATCGTTTGCCACGAAGAACCCAAATTCGGAGAAGCACCAAACAAAATCCTAACAAAAGAAGCGGGACTCGTGGGGATTGCGGATGCTTTGGATATGGAAGCTGGTAGGGCACGGATTCCTTTTAACGCGGGCAAAGTTGATATTCACGCTGTTTCTGCGCTCTCTATTGAGAAGGTTGTAGTTGAAGCTGTAGAGGATAGTAGTAAGCCGATTGTTATAAAAATTGAAATGTCCAATTCTGCAGGTGTATTCCAAATTGATGAACTCTTAAAACCCCGTATAGCACGCTCAGGACTTCAACAGTACTTCCACGTCATCGCAGAAATCACAGGTGAAAAAGAAAACCGCATCATAGAAAAATTCGAAATCTAACCCTCCTGGATGCGCCCGTGTCCAAAGAAGATTAAAGCAACGCATAACATACTACCCCTAAACAGGCAAACACTCACAGGAGAACCTGAAATGGAAACCCGCAGAGAAATTGACCCCTTAGGCGAAAAACAAATCCCAAAGAACGCTTACTATGGAATCCAAACTTTTCGGGCAACAGAAAACTTTCCAGTCAGCGGCATAAAAGAACCCGCTGTATTCATCAAATCTTACGTGCAAATCAAAAAAGCCGCTGCAATCGCCAATCAGCAAGTTGGATGGCTTAAACCTGAACTTGCAGAAGCCATAATCCAAGCCTGCGATGAGGTGCTCAGTGGGAAACTGCTGGACCAATTTGTTGTTGATGTTTTTCAGGCGGGTGCAGGAACCAGCTTTAACATGAACGTTAACGAGGTGTTGGCTAATCGGGCTTTGGAATTACTAGGTAATGAAAAGGGTGACTACAAAACCGTCAGCCCAAATGACCATGTGAACATGGGGCAATCAACAAATGACACCTTCCCAACTGCTCTGCACGTATCAGTTCTAACCGCTCTACAGCCCCTGCTCACAGAGCTTGATAGGCTTGCTGATGCCTTCAACGTTTTAGGCGAAAAGTATGAGGATGTTTTGAAGGCAGGACGGACGCATTTACAGGATGCAGTTCCCGTCACTTTGGGGCAGGAGTTCTCTGCTTATGGTTCAGTTATCAAACACGCGGCTGATGAGCTTGGACGTCGTCAAGAGAACCTATACAGCGTCGCGTTAGGCGGTACCGCAACAGGCACAGGCGCCAACACTCACCCTGACTACAAACGGCTCGCAATAGCGGAACTTGCCAAAATCTCAGGCTTTCCTCTCAAGGCAGCAAGCAACAATTTTGAGGCATTGCAAAGTCACCGCGCCGCCCAGTCAGTGTCCAGTGGGCTTAAGGAGTTGGCTTTAGAGCTAATTCGCATCGCAAACGATTTACGCTTGTTGGCTTCTGGTCCAACTACGGGCTTAAACGAGATAACCCTGCCACCCGTTCAGCCAGGAAGCTCAATTATGCCGGGTAAAGTGAATCCTGTAATGGCAGAATGCCTTGATATGGTTGCTTTCCAAGTTGTTGCTTGTGACACTGCGGTTTCACTTGCAACTCAAGCAGGACAAATGGACCTCAACGTGATGACCCCAGCAATCGTCTACAACATGCATTTCAGCATTCAAATCCTCACTAATTACCTGCCTGTTTTCCGACAAAAATGCGTTGAAGGCATAACCGTGGACAAGGACTGCTGTCAAAACTATCTTGAAAAGAATCCGTCGTTAGCGACTCTTTTGGCGCCAAAAATTGGCTATTTAGAAGCTGCAAAAATTGCAAAGCAAGCCCAAGCTGAAAAACGCTCAGTTAAGGAGGTCGTGCTTGAGCGGGGACTGCTGTCTTGCGAGGAGCTGGACCAGATTTTTAGCCGTAAAAACCTGCTAAATGAAAAATAAGCTGACGGTGACTCCAAAAGAGAAATCTGCAAACCTAAAACATAAGGTTAACCCTTCTTTTTTGTTTCAAATCACCGTTAAATTGTTCGGAACGATGAACATGCTTTTAAGTAACTTGTGCCATTCTGTTTTCACGTTAAATAGGGGTTTAGTGTTTGGGAAAGAAAAAAGTCTTAAATGAAGGCGCAATAAGCGAACTAGTTTACCCCGGTCAAGGCGAAGTTCTAGGTGTAGTTACCAAACTGTTAGGGTTTGACCGTATTCAAGTTAAATGTCAAGACGGCGCCGACCGATTGTGCCGTATCAGGGGAAAAATGAAACGCCGCGTCTGGATACGCGAAGGCGACATAGTTATCGTGAGTCCATGGGACTTCCAAAGCGATAAACGCGGAGATGTCGTGTGGAGATACACCCACGCACAAGTAGACAACCTAAGACGCAAAGGCGTCCTAACTCTTTAACCATTTTTTCTGGTTTTGATGCTTTTCTTTGTGTTTTCTAAAGCTGGTAATACCCTTTTTCTAAGAATTTCAGATTTTTCTCGATTTGTTTTAATACCTAAAGACAATATCATGGTTGACTATTATGTCCCATAATGCCCGAAAACGCTTAGCACACCGAGAACGCACAGTGGAACGCCGCGACAAAATGCTCATCCACAACCACAGTGACGAGCGCGCTACGGTAGAGGAAGTTTTTGACCAAACCACACGCCTAGTCGTTTTCAGTTTACTCAATAGTGGTGTGCTCTACGAGGTTAACGGCGTAGTTAGCTCGGGCAAGGAAGCTAAGGTGTACTGGGGCAAAAACAAGGAAGGCACTGACCTTGCAGTGAAAATTTACTTGACTTCTTCTGCCGAATTTAAGAAGGGCATGGTAAAATACATCGAAGGCGACCCCCGGTTCAAAAACATAAAAAAAGATACACGTTCACTTTTTGCAATTTGGGCGTCTAAGGAGTTTCGTAACCTCAAAGAAGCTTTGGAAGCCAAGGTTCCTGTTCCAAAACCCATCGCGGTAAAAAGCAACGTGGTGGTTATGGAGTTCATTGGCAAAGAAGGCGTGAGTGCACCATCATTTAAAGAAAACCCGCCAGATGACCCCCAAAGAGTCTACAAACTAATAATTACGTATCTTAAACGGTTATATCGGAAGGCAAAGCTTGTTCACGGTGATTTGAGCGAGTATAACATGATGATGTGGAAGGGTAAACCGATGATTTTTGACATGTCCCAGTCCGTATCTGTTGAGCATCCTATGGCGGAGTTTATGTTACGGCGGGATTTAACGAATCTTAACAGGTTCTTTAAAAGGCTTGATGTAGAAGTAATTGAAGTTGAAGAATTGTACAGGATGATTGTTGGAAAATGATGACAGGTAGACCAGACGCATTTATACGAATTCCAAGAGAACGCGTCGGCGTTTTGATAGGTCCAGACGGCAAAGTCAAAAGCCACATAGAAGAAAACATGCAAGTAACACTAGAAATAGATACAGAAGGCGAAGTAAGACTCATACTGGGTGAAAAAGCTGCTGACCCATCTGTGCTACTGCGAGCAAAAGACCTTGTAACCGCTATTGGGCGAGGCTTCAAACCCGAAGATGCTTTCCGATTAATCCGCAACGAAGATGAAATCTTTGACTTGGTCGATTTACGCTTGACTTTTGGGCGGTCAGAAAGCGACATACGACGCGTAAAAAGCCGCATAATCGGCTCAGATGGCAAAACCCGCAAACTTATCGAGGAACTCAGCGAATCCAGCGTCGTGGTTTACGGTCACACTATCGGAATCATCGGCACCTTTGAGCAAGCGGACACTGCACGCAATGCAGTTCAGATGATTATTGATGGTTGTCAGCATCACACAGTGTATAAGTACCTGCAAAAGAAGCGCTCTGAGTTTAAGAAGCAGAAGCTGGAGATATGGGAAAAACCTGAAAGTGAAAGATAAACTGCTGATTGCTAATGACAGACACTAACGAGCACAAAGAAAACCTCAAAACTGCGACGGAAAGTACGAAATCTTGGACGACAGAAGCTGACAAATTTCTGTTTACCAATTTTTTAGGCATGACTGATGAATCCTTAGCCGCTGAACTGGGAAAGCCCATTGAAGTCATTGGGCAGCAAAGAGAAGATTTGGGTTTGATGCGTCCCCGAATAGTGCAAAGAACAACCACCAGCTTTAGAATCCAAAAAATTGTTTTCCACTTAAAAGCTGGGCAAAAAATATCGGGCAAAGTTAAGGTTGATGGCGGAAAAAAAGACATTATATACGGATTCTTTCAATACCAAGGTCGCCTATCCAAGCTTTCACCTAACAATCAGGAAAAAATTGTGGCACAAAAAAACTACAGCTACCAAATTAGCACAACAGGGTCACACTGTTTCTATTTTAGCAACGCTATCTCCTTGATTACTTCAAAGACGGTTGAGTTTATTTACCGAGTAGGCAACGGAAAAAAGGTCTCCATAACCTTCAAA carries:
- a CDS encoding serine protein kinase RIO, whose amino-acid sequence is MSHNARKRLAHRERTVERRDKMLIHNHSDERATVEEVFDQTTRLVVFSLLNSGVLYEVNGVVSSGKEAKVYWGKNKEGTDLAVKIYLTSSAEFKKGMVKYIEGDPRFKNIKKDTRSLFAIWASKEFRNLKEALEAKVPVPKPIAVKSNVVVMEFIGKEGVSAPSFKENPPDDPQRVYKLIITYLKRLYRKAKLVHGDLSEYNMMMWKGKPMIFDMSQSVSVEHPMAEFMLRRDLTNLNRFFKRLDVEVIEVEELYRMIVGK
- the eif1A gene encoding translation initiation factor eIF-1A codes for the protein MGKKKVLNEGAISELVYPGQGEVLGVVTKLLGFDRIQVKCQDGADRLCRIRGKMKRRVWIREGDIVIVSPWDFQSDKRGDVVWRYTHAQVDNLRRKGVLTL
- a CDS encoding HD domain-containing protein, coding for MSVPFTFNIPYRNNPKLKAIMEKVREDKKLQMYWKCANVMAIERMGYTDHGPTHVKIVSNLALKLLRILVEKNRITPSIVENYAGYGMKTEDAEVVVVLGSIFHDLGMIVQRNNHEKYSATLALEFLERCLNPTYNEEERAIITSEVLHSIVCHEEPKFGEAPNKILTKEAGLVGIADALDMEAGRARIPFNAGKVDIHAVSALSIEKVVVEAVEDSSKPIVIKIEMSNSAGVFQIDELLKPRIARSGLQQYFHVIAEITGEKENRIIEKFEI
- the proB gene encoding glutamate 5-kinase, giving the protein MPQRLIVVKVGTIGITNSQGNLDLEQMQNLASQIVAATKQGDKIVLVTSGAVAAGIAELGIPPKPQDVAFQQAAAATGQSVLMAKYRDVFREYGVKVAQILLTAEDLSNRASYVHTCDVLGLLLKVGVVPIINENDVTSVDELMRTEGYKVNFSDNDLLSVLVAGAICADIIIILSDVDGLYTADPAKPEAKLIKTVETITTELKDSLSGKGKRGRGGIQSKIKAAEIATSCGIPMVIANSRQKNVILDILAGKDVGTNFKAQERLPAVKRWIAYGAAVKGKIRVNEGAKTAILEGSSLLPVGIVDVVGIFDEGDVVSLEDENGVEFARGNPNFNSSQLNQIRGLQVSEVQAKLGNNKPKEAIGHKSIHLIEEEE
- a CDS encoding aspartate ammonia-lyase, yielding METRREIDPLGEKQIPKNAYYGIQTFRATENFPVSGIKEPAVFIKSYVQIKKAAAIANQQVGWLKPELAEAIIQACDEVLSGKLLDQFVVDVFQAGAGTSFNMNVNEVLANRALELLGNEKGDYKTVSPNDHVNMGQSTNDTFPTALHVSVLTALQPLLTELDRLADAFNVLGEKYEDVLKAGRTHLQDAVPVTLGQEFSAYGSVIKHAADELGRRQENLYSVALGGTATGTGANTHPDYKRLAIAELAKISGFPLKAASNNFEALQSHRAAQSVSSGLKELALELIRIANDLRLLASGPTTGLNEITLPPVQPGSSIMPGKVNPVMAECLDMVAFQVVACDTAVSLATQAGQMDLNVMTPAIVYNMHFSIQILTNYLPVFRQKCVEGITVDKDCCQNYLEKNPSLATLLAPKIGYLEAAKIAKQAQAEKRSVKEVVLERGLLSCEELDQIFSRKNLLNEK
- a CDS encoding KH domain-containing protein; this translates as MMTGRPDAFIRIPRERVGVLIGPDGKVKSHIEENMQVTLEIDTEGEVRLILGEKAADPSVLLRAKDLVTAIGRGFKPEDAFRLIRNEDEIFDLVDLRLTFGRSESDIRRVKSRIIGSDGKTRKLIEELSESSVVVYGHTIGIIGTFEQADTARNAVQMIIDGCQHHTVYKYLQKKRSEFKKQKLEIWEKPESER
- a CDS encoding DUF996 domain-containing protein translates to MSFESAKKYGYISSLLTVIFPVIALAVLLVVILPLSLTISIFSPDTAITTMVGILLTALIISLASVCAITFLFLSAMYRLSKHYNEPTLFMYPIYALIIGIAGAICTVIFQLLLYPIYSYTTFTALTTYPNTMLYSIFSIGINLLISISSGYLYMRTFNKLAEKSGVDNFKTAGLLYIIGAVLTIALVGGLIIWISWIFVTLGFRKLTPTPQTTAAPTTTVTGVPMGQNLYCPQCGTENPQYAIYCQSCGKQLK
- a CDS encoding sodium-translocating pyrophosphatase, yielding MLIPLQSLTALTIDSPYIFWIAPIAGIIAVIASLILMNRIGKMSQGGAKAVEVGNAIREGAYAFLKRQYKTIGIITAVLFVLLWIALPTGPFGVGTAAAFLVGAVASLAAGYIAMDNATKANVRTVAAAKEKGAEAALKTAFYGGATMGMAVVGLSLLGVSFLFLLYGGFDAMFGGIADVTEAAELGRAAASGIVGMGFGASLIALFAQLGGGLYTKAADVGADLVGKVEAGIPEDDPRNPAVIADNVGDNVGDSAGRGADLFESATGENIGGMIIGGLISIATGNLIFLFFPLIARALGIFATFVGMPFVKLNEKEAKQPMKALRKGMLVTTVVAGILFFIATVFLLGNMNLFYCLLAGLAASVAIDYITDYYTGRDRGPVVKIARASETGSATNIITGFAVGLETTALPVVSLVIALITSYWFGTQFGMEIGIDPFIGGIYGTTLATMGMLAVMGMVLALDGFGPIADNAAGIAEMSGEGGAEETMEALDAVGNTTKALTKGFALGSALLAAQLLFQTYIEEVVAAVENGTLSPNAIPGIDLSNPVLAIDISNPAVLVAGFIGAMIPFFFSSQAISAVGKAAAEMVAEVRRQFKEIPGIMEGTGKPDYGKAVDISTKSALKGMVLPGIIVVVVPLIVGILMGPAAIGALVIGATLSAVPLALFMNTGGGAWDNAKKHIEAGNFGGKNSPAHQAAVVGDTVGDPLKDTAGPSLHVLIKLLSTLSIVFIPLFWNLLQLI